One genomic region from Spirulina subsalsa PCC 9445 encodes:
- a CDS encoding WD40 repeat domain-containing protein, translating into MSESTVPDLTAENNQRSLSTLLRAIAFSQEQFTLILLRCNYQSLQQEMWEQLQGMIPEADPLYLYPIYLPPRLNTLFTTLHEVYEQEFSGFSPELLPGALSVFNLDGVADLESVLEVTNQMRDEFRKSLPLPILLWVTDEVLQKLTRLAPDFKSWAATSLKFELAPEDAIVLWWQTTDSLFQQLLEAGVEHFLPNEAVDLAPGCRTRQELEFAKGKVETSQNQLNPVSEATWLFILGRDAYGNQQIDQALEYFQASLKFWSQGKRYPQREQAGGSQREERLSHSETLRERVNPFLNHKGLVLFHLGLCYCRQAQQKPVNSRTYWLEAKYCFSASLEIFRLKNLQDPLYTPLVNQMTVQVGRVLQKLEDWHALQRLSLDALKQTTALNDPGHSARVYGFLTQVALASPGAKVGERAEQLARQAIALQEQAPNAQATAHYLLLLAQAQMQQGQVDLAQTALEQAKETLIHHWSEGNQYRLESKEKERLYLTILEQLRSLYFQKKQYQKAFTLKQEKHFVEQYSGLRAFHGVPTSHSDRWVASWSDLVNQRSQHLITASGRQTLINDLLERMSRHDHKLTILHGFSGVGKSTLLRGGLIPQLRGQIISAREVLPVLQSRYRDWEAELTLAYQEAHKTFQDTALEANQQAIPPWQPEQRLQDLLTHLHQNAQGQILTVLMFDQFEEFFFLTPDHSQRQKFYEFLRDTLQLPFVKIILSLREDYLHYLLNIERSVDLEAINNNLLDRQIRYQLGDLSPDYAHQVISQLTEAAQFHLEPRLIEAFVSDLAQPRGTVRPIELHLVGAQLQAEQITTFDQYQNLGKQPKATLVTRSLLTIIDDCGLENRQVVWQILFTLTASNGTRTLKTKSELSQYLKEHQAAPDPTQSVRQWWPFKPNPLFPLPPDTQDSLDLILEILVGSRLVVRFPEDPEDRYQLVHDYLVGPIREQYSQVQVEAIEAQFAQKQQALVKVEKQRLKAIVGGGVMGVLALAAGYWAWQANLGQRLAQNASLNAELLALSTSSEALFISEQRFDALLEALRAAKALQEDVLERHRAPQWPFLPSRASIPPFQRGARGDNIPPFPRATIIPPFQRGARGDNIPPFQRATIIPPFQREARGDNPTAQLGGRIAQDQITPDPAHLLKTFPLPSQAEITPATQFKVIAALEQAIYGVQEKNRFSGHEDVAWSVQFIAQDQIIASTSRDGLIKLWRPDGQLLANLRGHEQSVTSVDWSQTPQDALLASSSEDGTVKLWSMTLNQEPGTRNREQGGRERQLSCLQPVGCHFAPPQTIAAQQGIVYTVRFTPDGQRLITGGEDGTVKLWTRWGELQGILTRHPDAVRWVAVHPQGNLIASASRDGTIRLVSLTGEVVQTLTGHSGPVSYVAFSPDGQGLASAGDDKTIRLWEVGTGELQQTLTEHQDWVFAVNFSPDGQGLVSGSKDGRILVWNRQGEVLQTLLGHRDGVTAVQFSGDGQRLASASYDKSVRVWDLAERPRVALVGHQGAVDDVVFSPDGQRLVTGGRDNLVKLWTREGEFLGDLRGHEGFVEGVSFSPDGEFIATASRDRTIKIWTKTGELLETFTGHEDWVTDVQWHPEFPLLATAGRDRTVKLWTPQGTVLQTLAGYNARVNTVAFSPDGRFLAAGSDDSTIQLWQIDPHSYKASTVLSNLAGHRSWVMDVQFFPHWNLRGRNGEKPLLASASYDNTIKFWTQQGQVVKTLIGHTDSINHLRFDPTGEIMATSTWDNRLQIWQTNDQLLKTWEAHRERVTAIAWSPDGLILVTAGGDSTVYLWSLDLQVLLEQGCLWLRDYLRHNPNVRDGDRNLC; encoded by the coding sequence ATGAGTGAATCTACTGTTCCCGATCTGACCGCCGAAAACAATCAACGCTCCCTAAGTACATTATTGCGGGCGATCGCATTTTCTCAAGAACAGTTCACCCTCATCCTCCTCCGTTGTAACTATCAAAGCTTACAGCAGGAAATGTGGGAGCAGTTACAGGGGATGATTCCCGAAGCAGATCCCCTCTACCTGTACCCCATTTATCTCCCTCCTCGCCTCAATACGCTTTTTACCACACTCCACGAGGTCTATGAGCAGGAATTTAGCGGGTTTTCCCCCGAACTCTTGCCCGGTGCTTTAAGTGTCTTTAACCTCGACGGGGTGGCAGATTTGGAAAGTGTCTTAGAAGTCACCAACCAGATGCGGGATGAGTTCCGTAAGTCCCTCCCCCTGCCCATTTTGCTCTGGGTAACGGATGAAGTGCTGCAAAAACTCACCCGTTTAGCCCCCGATTTCAAAAGTTGGGCGGCCACCTCCTTAAAATTCGAGTTAGCGCCCGAGGATGCCATTGTTTTATGGTGGCAAACCACAGACTCCCTGTTTCAGCAACTCCTAGAGGCAGGAGTCGAGCATTTTTTACCCAATGAGGCCGTCGATTTAGCCCCCGGTTGTCGCACTCGTCAGGAGTTAGAATTTGCCAAAGGCAAGGTAGAAACCAGCCAAAACCAACTAAACCCCGTGAGTGAGGCGACTTGGTTATTTATTCTGGGGCGGGATGCTTATGGCAATCAACAGATAGACCAAGCGCTGGAGTATTTTCAAGCCAGTTTAAAATTTTGGAGTCAGGGTAAAAGGTACCCGCAAAGGGAACAAGCGGGGGGAAGCCAGAGAGAGGAACGCCTTTCTCATTCTGAGACGCTCCGCGAACGGGTGAACCCTTTTTTAAATCATAAGGGGCTGGTTTTATTTCATTTGGGACTATGTTACTGTCGGCAAGCCCAACAAAAACCCGTCAACAGTCGGACTTATTGGTTAGAGGCGAAATACTGTTTTAGCGCCAGTTTAGAGATTTTCCGCTTGAAAAACCTGCAAGACCCCCTCTATACTCCCTTAGTCAATCAAATGACCGTTCAAGTGGGGCGAGTCCTGCAAAAATTGGAGGATTGGCACGCTCTCCAACGGTTAAGTTTAGATGCCCTCAAACAAACAACGGCGCTGAATGATCCCGGTCATAGTGCGAGGGTGTATGGTTTTTTAACCCAAGTGGCTTTAGCTTCACCGGGGGCGAAAGTGGGGGAACGAGCCGAACAGTTAGCACGACAGGCGATCGCACTTCAAGAACAAGCCCCCAATGCCCAAGCCACCGCCCACTACTTACTCCTGTTAGCTCAGGCTCAAATGCAGCAAGGTCAAGTAGACCTCGCCCAAACCGCCTTAGAACAGGCCAAAGAAACCCTAATTCATCATTGGTCCGAGGGGAATCAATACAGACTGGAGAGTAAAGAAAAAGAGCGCCTCTATCTGACGATATTGGAACAATTGCGATCGCTCTACTTCCAGAAAAAACAATATCAAAAAGCCTTCACCCTCAAACAAGAAAAGCACTTTGTTGAACAATACAGTGGACTGCGCGCCTTTCATGGAGTCCCCACCTCCCATAGTGACCGTTGGGTAGCCTCTTGGTCAGACCTCGTAAATCAACGTTCCCAGCACCTCATCACCGCCTCCGGTCGTCAAACCCTCATTAACGACCTCCTCGAACGGATGAGCCGTCATGATCATAAACTCACCATCCTCCACGGCTTTTCCGGCGTGGGAAAAAGTACCCTTCTCCGAGGCGGCCTCATTCCCCAACTGCGCGGGCAAATCATCTCCGCCCGGGAAGTCCTGCCCGTCCTACAAAGCCGTTATCGAGACTGGGAAGCAGAATTAACCCTCGCCTACCAAGAAGCCCACAAAACCTTTCAAGACACCGCCCTAGAAGCCAATCAGCAAGCCATCCCCCCCTGGCAACCCGAACAGCGTTTACAAGATTTATTGACCCATCTGCACCAAAACGCCCAAGGGCAAATCCTCACCGTCCTGATGTTTGACCAATTCGAGGAATTCTTTTTCCTCACCCCCGACCACAGCCAACGGCAGAAATTTTATGAATTTTTACGCGATACCCTCCAGTTGCCCTTTGTTAAAATCATCCTCTCCCTACGGGAAGATTACCTGCACTACCTACTCAACATCGAACGTTCCGTAGACCTCGAAGCCATCAACAACAACCTCCTCGACCGTCAAATTCGCTATCAACTCGGCGACCTCAGCCCAGACTACGCCCATCAAGTAATTTCCCAACTCACCGAAGCCGCCCAGTTTCACCTTGAACCGCGCTTAATTGAAGCCTTTGTCAGCGATTTAGCCCAACCCCGAGGCACCGTGCGCCCCATTGAACTCCATCTCGTCGGGGCGCAACTCCAAGCCGAACAAATCACCACCTTTGACCAATACCAGAACCTCGGCAAACAGCCCAAAGCCACCCTCGTCACCCGTTCCCTCCTAACCATCATTGACGACTGCGGCCTTGAAAACCGTCAGGTCGTCTGGCAAATCCTCTTTACCCTCACCGCCAGCAACGGCACCCGCACCCTGAAAACCAAAAGCGAACTAAGCCAATACCTCAAAGAACATCAAGCGGCTCCAGACCCTACCCAATCCGTCAGACAATGGTGGCCTTTTAAACCAAATCCCCTTTTTCCCCTCCCCCCCGATACTCAGGACTCCCTCGATTTAATCCTAGAAATTCTAGTCGGTTCTCGCTTAGTAGTGCGTTTCCCTGAAGACCCCGAAGACCGTTATCAATTGGTGCATGATTACCTCGTTGGGCCGATTCGGGAGCAATACAGTCAGGTGCAAGTGGAAGCCATCGAAGCCCAATTTGCCCAAAAACAGCAAGCCCTCGTCAAGGTCGAAAAACAACGACTCAAAGCCATTGTCGGCGGTGGGGTGATGGGGGTGTTAGCCTTAGCGGCCGGATATTGGGCTTGGCAGGCTAATCTAGGGCAACGTCTCGCCCAAAATGCCTCCCTGAACGCGGAACTCTTGGCCTTGAGTACCTCATCAGAAGCCCTGTTTATTTCCGAACAGCGTTTTGATGCTCTCCTCGAAGCCCTACGCGCCGCCAAAGCCTTACAGGAGGATGTCCTTGAACGTCATCGCGCCCCCCAGTGGCCATTCCTCCCAAGCAGGGCAAGTATCCCCCCCTTCCAAAGGGGGGCTAGGGGGGATAATATTCCTCCCTTCCCAAGAGCAACAATCATTCCCCCCTTCCAAAGGGGGGCTAGGGGGGATAATATTCCCCCTTTCCAAAGAGCAACAATCATTCCCCCCTTCCAAAGGGAGGCTAGGGGGGATAATCCAACAGCACAACTCGGAGGGAGAATCGCCCAAGACCAAATCACCCCAGACCCCGCACACCTCCTAAAAACCTTCCCCTTACCCTCCCAAGCCGAAATCACCCCCGCCACCCAATTTAAAGTCATTGCCGCCTTAGAACAGGCAATTTATGGCGTACAGGAAAAAAACCGCTTTTCCGGCCATGAGGATGTGGCTTGGTCTGTGCAGTTTATCGCCCAAGATCAAATCATTGCTAGTACCAGTCGGGATGGTTTGATTAAATTATGGCGACCCGATGGGCAGTTATTAGCCAATTTGCGGGGTCATGAGCAAAGTGTGACCAGTGTAGACTGGAGTCAAACCCCCCAAGATGCTCTACTGGCCTCTAGTAGTGAGGATGGCACGGTTAAACTCTGGTCAATGACTTTAAACCAGGAACCCGGAACCCGGAACCGGGAACAGGGAGGGAGAGAGCGTCAACTGTCTTGTTTACAGCCGGTAGGCTGTCATTTTGCCCCCCCTCAAACCATTGCCGCACAACAAGGCATAGTCTACACGGTGCGCTTTACCCCAGACGGACAACGGTTAATTACCGGGGGAGAGGATGGCACGGTGAAATTATGGACGAGATGGGGGGAATTGCAGGGGATTCTCACCCGCCATCCGGATGCGGTGCGTTGGGTCGCGGTTCATCCTCAAGGGAATCTCATTGCTTCGGCCAGTCGGGATGGGACGATTCGGCTAGTTAGCCTGACGGGGGAGGTGGTGCAGACTCTGACGGGTCATAGCGGGCCGGTGAGTTATGTGGCGTTTAGTCCTGATGGTCAGGGTTTAGCCAGTGCGGGGGATGATAAAACGATTCGCCTCTGGGAGGTGGGGACGGGGGAGTTACAACAGACGCTCACGGAACATCAGGATTGGGTGTTTGCGGTCAATTTTAGCCCCGATGGCCAGGGTTTGGTGAGTGGGAGTAAGGATGGCCGGATTCTGGTCTGGAATCGTCAGGGAGAGGTCTTACAGACGCTGTTAGGCCATCGGGATGGGGTGACGGCGGTTCAGTTTAGTGGGGATGGGCAACGGTTGGCCTCGGCTAGTTATGATAAGAGTGTTCGGGTCTGGGATTTGGCGGAACGGCCGCGGGTGGCGCTGGTGGGGCATCAGGGGGCGGTGGATGATGTGGTGTTTTCCCCGGATGGTCAGCGACTGGTGACGGGGGGGCGGGATAATTTGGTGAAACTCTGGACGCGAGAGGGGGAGTTTCTGGGGGATTTACGAGGCCATGAGGGGTTTGTGGAGGGGGTGAGTTTTTCGCCGGATGGGGAGTTTATCGCTACGGCCAGCCGCGATCGCACTATCAAAATCTGGACGAAAACCGGTGAGTTGCTGGAGACGTTTACAGGCCATGAGGATTGGGTGACGGATGTGCAGTGGCACCCCGAGTTCCCCCTATTGGCCACGGCCGGCCGCGATCGCACGGTGAAACTCTGGACTCCTCAAGGCACGGTCTTACAAACCTTGGCGGGGTACAATGCCCGGGTGAATACTGTTGCTTTTAGTCCTGATGGTCGCTTTTTGGCGGCGGGCAGTGATGACAGTACCATCCAATTATGGCAGATTGACCCCCATAGTTATAAGGCTTCTACGGTATTGTCCAATTTAGCCGGCCATCGGAGTTGGGTGATGGATGTGCAGTTTTTCCCCCACTGGAATCTGAGGGGAAGGAATGGGGAAAAACCTTTGTTGGCTTCGGCTAGTTATGACAATACAATTAAGTTCTGGACGCAACAAGGACAAGTGGTGAAAACCTTAATTGGTCATACGGACAGTATTAATCATTTACGATTTGACCCCACGGGGGAGATTATGGCTACTAGCACCTGGGACAATCGTTTGCAGATTTGGCAAACTAATGACCAGCTTTTAAAAACGTGGGAAGCCCACCGGGAGCGGGTCACGGCTATTGCTTGGAGTCCTGACGGTTTAATTTTGGTGACGGCAGGGGGAGATAGTACGGTGTACCTCTGGAGTTTGGATTTACAGGTGTTGCTAGAGCAAGGCTGTTTGTGGTTGCGGGACTATTTGCGCCATAATCCTAATGTGCGAGATGGCGATCGCAATTTATGTTAG
- a CDS encoding GerMN domain-containing protein, whose translation MKLNPKWGSSSLLGLMVLLVSACGSFNAPADVAPSPHILTLEPTSELPAYITLETPSTTTATLAVEVFYPDSNCEQLVPETVTVDLQDGMEEAIAQVLKKSARADIAIAGYQVTVNAQGLATVDFRLSPSSPRHFASLSSCEKFALFGSVRQTLISNRQWQIQEVRFTEQGADLVL comes from the coding sequence ATGAAGCTTAACCCAAAATGGGGGTCTTCTTCTCTGCTGGGTCTAATGGTCTTGTTGGTGAGCGCTTGTGGTTCATTCAATGCCCCGGCAGATGTTGCCCCATCCCCCCATATTTTAACCTTAGAACCCACTTCTGAGTTACCCGCCTATATCACCCTAGAAACGCCCTCTACAACGACGGCAACGCTGGCGGTGGAGGTGTTTTATCCTGATAGCAATTGTGAACAGTTGGTGCCGGAAACGGTCACAGTGGACTTACAGGATGGAATGGAGGAGGCGATCGCACAAGTTTTGAAAAAAAGCGCTCGGGCTGATATTGCCATTGCCGGATACCAGGTCACGGTAAATGCTCAAGGTCTGGCAACGGTTGATTTTCGCCTCTCCCCTAGCAGTCCTCGCCATTTTGCCTCCCTCTCCAGTTGTGAGAAGTTCGCCCTCTTTGGTAGTGTGCGTCAAACTTTGATCAGTAATCGTCAGTGGCAAATTCAAGAGGTACGTTTTACTGAACAAGGAGCCGATTTGGTATTGTGA
- a CDS encoding aspartate carbamoyltransferase catalytic subunit: MTETTSWTRHHVLSLADFSPREYDTVLQTAASFREVLSRRTKKVPALQGQVVANLFFEPSTRTRSSFELAAKRLSADTLNFAPGTSSLTKGETILDTAKTYWAMGANLMVIRHRQSGVPGAIAQAMDHLQTGVKVLNAGDGLHEHPSQALLDLFTLCSLIDFESPRLDCLAGKKIAIVGDILHSRVARSNIWSLSAAGADVHLAAPPTLLPSLFAEMGQVTLHWELPPALQDADFVMTLRLQKERMTQNLLPSLREYHQQFGITRDRLQLCHPEVKILHPGPVNRGVELSSDLMDDPRLSLINQQVTSGVAVRMALLYLLGTGLHQAG; this comes from the coding sequence ATGACTGAAACCACCTCATGGACTCGCCATCATGTCCTCTCCCTCGCCGACTTTAGCCCGAGGGAGTATGATACAGTTCTACAAACCGCCGCTAGTTTCCGTGAAGTCCTCTCCCGTCGCACCAAAAAAGTCCCCGCCCTACAAGGACAAGTCGTTGCGAACCTCTTTTTTGAACCCTCCACCCGCACCCGCAGCAGCTTTGAACTGGCCGCTAAACGCCTGTCGGCTGATACCCTGAACTTTGCCCCCGGTACCTCCTCCTTAACCAAAGGAGAGACGATTTTAGACACCGCTAAGACCTATTGGGCAATGGGCGCTAACCTGATGGTTATTCGTCATCGCCAATCTGGAGTTCCCGGTGCGATCGCCCAAGCCATGGATCACCTCCAAACAGGCGTTAAAGTTTTAAATGCCGGAGATGGATTACATGAACACCCCTCCCAAGCCCTCCTAGATTTATTTACCCTCTGTTCCCTGATTGACTTTGAATCCCCTCGTCTGGACTGTCTCGCGGGAAAAAAAATCGCTATCGTCGGGGATATTCTCCATTCCCGTGTTGCCCGGTCTAATATCTGGAGTTTAAGCGCGGCCGGAGCCGATGTCCATTTGGCCGCCCCCCCTACCCTCCTCCCCTCCCTCTTCGCAGAGATGGGTCAAGTAACGCTACACTGGGAACTCCCCCCCGCCCTCCAAGACGCGGATTTTGTCATGACCTTGCGCTTACAAAAAGAGCGGATGACCCAGAATCTCCTGCCTAGTTTACGGGAATATCATCAACAATTTGGCATTACACGCGATCGCCTGCAACTCTGCCATCCCGAGGTTAAAATCCTCCACCCCGGCCCCGTCAATCGTGGAGTAGAACTCAGTTCCGATTTAATGGATGATCCTCGTTTGAGTTTAATTAATCAACAAGTCACCAGTGGAGTGGCTGTACGCATGGCTCTTCTGTATTTATTAGGCACTGGACTACATCAGGCTGGCTGA
- a CDS encoding PLP-dependent aminotransferase family protein → MKVQLLEKTKEQNLYEQVAERLRALIWEGTLQPGDRLPSVRKLRQQFSVSISTVLEAYRLLEDEGLITARPQSGYYVKRLLPVPPALPQTSTPPSLPCAVDTSVAFQVRAAMQHPEIIQLGAAISSPDLFPSQALNRLMGQVMRAQPQKVHGYGIPPGCEALRHEVAKRLMDAGCSVVPDQILSTNGTTEAVYLGLRVVTKPGDTVAIESPCYYGLLETLAALHLKALEIPTHPVEGISLEYLETALAQGKVAACALVSNFSNPSGHCMSDQKKKQLVALLTHYQVPLIEDDVYGEIYFEAARPKAIKAFDTEGLVLYCASVSKILSPGLRVGWLVPGRYQGQVELLKIAVNVTTAIAPQLTVAAFLANGGYDRHLRHLRRAYQTQMARMTQAICEYFPPETRVSRPQGGHVLWLELPSHFDSMILYREALEQQISIAPGIIFSPSESYRNCLRLNAGLLWSSELDHAIQTLGLLTKQQLARQFLAQTEMNQ, encoded by the coding sequence ATGAAAGTACAATTGCTGGAAAAAACGAAAGAGCAAAATCTCTATGAGCAAGTGGCGGAACGGTTACGGGCGTTGATTTGGGAGGGAACGTTGCAACCGGGCGATCGCCTGCCTTCAGTGCGCAAACTCCGCCAACAGTTCTCCGTCAGCATTTCAACGGTTTTAGAAGCCTATCGCCTTCTAGAAGATGAAGGGTTAATCACCGCCCGCCCCCAGTCTGGATACTATGTCAAACGCCTTTTACCCGTCCCCCCAGCACTCCCCCAAACCTCCACCCCCCCCTCTCTCCCTTGTGCCGTTGATACCTCGGTTGCTTTTCAGGTGCGGGCAGCCATGCAGCACCCGGAAATTATCCAATTGGGGGCAGCTATATCCTCCCCGGATTTATTCCCCAGTCAGGCCTTAAACCGCCTGATGGGGCAGGTAATGCGCGCTCAACCCCAAAAAGTTCATGGTTACGGCATTCCGCCCGGTTGTGAGGCGTTGCGCCATGAGGTGGCCAAGCGGTTGATGGATGCAGGCTGTTCGGTGGTGCCGGATCAAATTCTCTCGACCAACGGCACGACGGAGGCGGTTTATTTAGGGTTACGAGTGGTGACTAAACCGGGGGATACGGTGGCCATAGAATCCCCTTGTTATTATGGCCTGTTGGAAACCTTGGCGGCGCTTCATCTTAAGGCGTTGGAAATTCCCACCCATCCCGTTGAGGGGATTTCTTTGGAGTATTTAGAAACGGCGCTGGCACAGGGGAAAGTGGCCGCTTGTGCTTTGGTGTCCAACTTTAGCAACCCTTCGGGGCATTGTATGAGTGACCAGAAGAAAAAACAACTGGTGGCGTTGTTAACTCATTATCAAGTTCCCCTGATTGAGGATGATGTTTATGGTGAAATTTATTTTGAGGCGGCTCGTCCCAAGGCGATTAAGGCGTTTGATACGGAGGGGTTAGTTTTATATTGTGCTTCGGTGAGTAAGATTCTCTCGCCCGGTTTACGGGTGGGGTGGTTGGTGCCTGGACGTTATCAGGGGCAGGTGGAACTGTTGAAAATTGCGGTTAATGTGACAACGGCGATCGCACCCCAACTGACTGTAGCGGCTTTTCTGGCGAATGGTGGCTATGATCGGCATTTACGCCACCTACGCCGAGCTTATCAAACCCAAATGGCTCGCATGACTCAAGCCATCTGCGAGTATTTCCCCCCCGAAACCCGCGTTTCCCGCCCTCAAGGGGGCCATGTGCTTTGGTTGGAACTCCCCTCCCATTTTGACAGCATGATTTTATATCGAGAGGCTTTAGAGCAACAGATTAGTATTGCACCGGGGATTATTTTTTCCCCCTCAGAAAGTTATCGCAACTGTTTACGTTTGAATGCGGGGTTGCTTTGGTCGTCGGAATTAGATCACGCCATCCAGACGCTAGGATTATTGACGAAACAGCAACTTGCCCGGCAGTTTTTGGCGCAAACCGAGATGAATCAATGA
- a CDS encoding ABC transporter permease: MTQALGWWGVPLAIAAGTLRGSIPFLFVSLGECLTEKSGKINLGLEGVLLTGAMSAYAISYLTQDQLSPIFAPWCGVLVAALAGMALGIIQGWLCQQPRVNDVAVGIAMIIFGSGIAFFFGKPFIQPVAPRLIAFEWGNWSNLPQVQAALKVSPLFLLGALLAPLMQWFFTATRWGLLVRAVGDSPQAARAMGISVFKVRMLSIMAGSSLAGIGGASLSLYYPGSWNELISSGQGLMAVALVIFAHWNPIQCFYASLLFGGSQALGPALQSVGIDSYYYLFNAAPYILTLVIMILTCSPKTTIPGTPGALGKNNHP, translated from the coding sequence ATGACCCAAGCGTTAGGATGGTGGGGTGTGCCCTTGGCGATCGCAGCCGGAACCCTTCGAGGCAGTATTCCCTTTCTCTTCGTCAGTTTAGGCGAATGTTTAACCGAAAAAAGCGGCAAAATTAACCTCGGTTTAGAAGGAGTCCTACTCACAGGAGCCATGAGCGCCTACGCCATCTCCTACCTCACCCAAGACCAACTCAGCCCCATCTTCGCCCCCTGGTGCGGCGTTCTCGTCGCCGCCCTCGCAGGCATGGCACTAGGCATCATTCAAGGGTGGCTCTGCCAACAGCCCCGCGTCAACGATGTCGCCGTAGGCATCGCCATGATTATCTTCGGCAGTGGGATTGCCTTCTTCTTCGGCAAACCCTTCATTCAGCCCGTCGCCCCCCGTCTCATCGCCTTTGAGTGGGGCAACTGGAGCAACCTTCCCCAAGTCCAAGCCGCCCTAAAAGTCAGCCCCCTCTTCCTCCTCGGTGCCCTCCTCGCCCCCCTCATGCAGTGGTTCTTCACCGCCACCCGTTGGGGCCTCCTCGTCCGAGCCGTGGGCGACAGTCCCCAAGCCGCCCGAGCAATGGGAATTTCCGTCTTTAAAGTCCGAATGCTCAGTATTATGGCCGGGAGTAGTTTAGCCGGAATCGGCGGCGCGTCCCTCTCCCTTTACTATCCCGGCTCTTGGAACGAACTCATTTCCAGTGGACAAGGCCTCATGGCCGTTGCCCTCGTCATTTTCGCCCACTGGAACCCCATCCAATGCTTCTACGCCTCCCTCCTCTTTGGCGGTTCCCAAGCCCTCGGCCCCGCCCTACAATCCGTCGGCATAGACTCCTACTATTACCTCTTCAACGCCGCCCCCTATATCCTCACCCTCGTCATTATGATCCTCACCTGTTCCCCCAAAACAACCATTCCAGGCACACCAGGCGCATTAGGTAAAAACAATCACCCTTAA
- a CDS encoding SDR family oxidoreductase — protein sequence MKKLFVTGASGFLGWNLCQLVQKEWEVYGTYSSHPLTLPGVHLCPIDLTQTSALTTLFRDIKPDAVIHTAAASKPNYCQTHPEASYKINVTASLHLAELCAEADIPCVFTSTDLVFDGFNPPYSETSPVCPLSIYGEQKAEAEQGMLARYPKTAVCRLPLMFGVAAPTAESFIQPFIQTLRAEQELKLFTDEFRMPVSAKTATEGLLLALEKVSGIIHLGGKERLSRYEFGCLMVEVLGLPSTGLIGCSQKEVKMAAPRPADLSLDSAKAFSLGYNPPSLRAALTELRGVV from the coding sequence ATGAAAAAACTTTTCGTCACAGGAGCCAGTGGCTTTCTCGGGTGGAATCTCTGCCAACTGGTTCAAAAGGAATGGGAGGTTTACGGAACTTACTCCTCCCATCCCCTCACCCTACCCGGTGTTCACCTCTGCCCAATCGATCTCACCCAAACCTCAGCCTTAACGACACTCTTCCGAGACATCAAACCCGATGCCGTCATTCACACTGCCGCCGCCTCCAAACCCAACTATTGCCAAACCCACCCCGAAGCCTCCTATAAAATCAATGTAACCGCTTCCCTCCACCTAGCGGAATTATGTGCCGAGGCTGACATCCCCTGTGTCTTCACCTCCACTGATTTAGTCTTTGATGGGTTTAACCCCCCCTACAGCGAAACCTCCCCCGTTTGTCCTCTCAGCATTTATGGAGAACAAAAAGCCGAAGCAGAACAGGGAATGTTAGCCCGTTATCCCAAAACAGCCGTCTGTCGTCTGCCTCTCATGTTTGGAGTCGCCGCCCCTACAGCCGAGAGTTTTATTCAACCTTTTATTCAAACCCTGCGGGCTGAACAAGAATTAAAACTATTTACCGATGAGTTCCGAATGCCCGTGAGCGCAAAAACCGCCACAGAAGGGTTATTACTCGCCCTAGAAAAGGTTTCTGGGATTATTCACTTGGGGGGTAAAGAAAGACTATCTCGTTATGAATTTGGTTGCTTAATGGTAGAGGTTTTAGGTTTACCCAGCACAGGGTTAATCGGCTGTTCTCAAAAAGAGGTTAAAATGGCTGCCCCCCGTCCGGCTGATCTCTCCTTAGATAGTGCCAAGGCCTTTAGTTTGGGTTACAATCCCCCCTCACTACGCGCCGCATTAACGGAACTGCGGGGGGTCGTATAA